From one Idiomarina sp. X4 genomic stretch:
- the gyrA gene encoding DNA gyrase subunit A, translating to MSDLAREVSPVNIEDELKSSYLDYAMSVIVGRALPDVRDGLKPVHRRVLFAMNELRNDYNKPYKKSARVVGDVIGKYHPHGDSAVYDTIVRMAQDFSLRYMLVDGQGNFGSVDGDSAAAMRYTEIRMAKISHQLLADLDKETVDFVDNYDGTERIPDVLPTRVPNLLVNGSSGIAVGMATNIPPHNLTEVINGSLAMIDNPDIDVDGLMEYIPGPDFPTAATISGRSGIVEAYKTGRGRIHLRAKAEVEVDEKTGKETIIVTEIPYQVNKARLIEKIAELVKEKRVEGISALRDESDKDGMRIVIEIRRGDVGEVVLNHLYANTQLQVVFGINMVALDKNQPRLFNLRDMLDCFIRHRREVVTRRSVYELRKARERAHILEGLAISLANIDEVIELIRRSPTPAEAKAGLISRAWKLGDVAAMLETAGVDAARPDHLPEEYGIKGDNYHLTEAQAQAILDLRLHKLTGLEHEKILDEYKGLLEQIAELLHILRSSERLMEVIREELVEIRDNFGDERKTDITAAAHDISMEDLINEEDVVLTLSHEGYVKYQPLTEYEAQRRGGKGKAATKMKDEDFIERLWVANTHDTILCFSTRGRIYWMKVYQLPLASRASRGKPIVNLLPLEEDERITAILPTRDYPEDKFVVMATKNGTIKKTPLPEYSRPRNGGIIALNLVEGDELIGVDITDGNGDIMLFSDAGKVVRFAEEQVRSMGRTATGVRGIRLEEGQRVVSLIVPREYEDQEAAVLTVTENGYGKRTPLSEYPAKSRATKGVVSIKVSERNGSVVGAMEVIDGNEIMLISNKGTLVRTRVNEVSTVGRNTQGVRLIRTGDDEKVVGLQRIDEIDEDEELIEGDVVADNGEEDGANQEGASEE from the coding sequence ATGAGCGATCTAGCCAGAGAAGTGTCACCGGTTAATATCGAAGATGAATTAAAAAGCTCTTATCTCGATTATGCGATGAGCGTTATCGTCGGGCGTGCATTGCCTGACGTCAGGGACGGATTAAAACCGGTACACCGACGTGTCTTATTCGCAATGAACGAGTTGCGTAACGACTACAACAAACCCTATAAAAAGTCAGCGCGTGTGGTCGGTGACGTTATCGGTAAATATCACCCGCACGGTGACAGCGCGGTGTATGACACTATTGTTCGTATGGCGCAGGACTTTTCATTGCGTTACATGCTGGTTGACGGGCAGGGTAACTTTGGCTCGGTCGATGGCGACTCTGCAGCGGCGATGCGTTACACCGAAATTCGCATGGCTAAAATCTCTCACCAGTTACTGGCCGATTTAGACAAGGAAACCGTCGACTTTGTCGATAACTATGACGGTACTGAGCGCATTCCTGACGTACTGCCAACACGTGTTCCTAACCTTTTGGTTAACGGTTCTTCCGGTATCGCGGTTGGTATGGCGACCAATATTCCGCCGCATAACCTGACTGAGGTCATTAACGGCTCTCTGGCGATGATCGACAACCCAGATATCGATGTTGATGGGTTAATGGAATACATCCCGGGTCCGGACTTCCCAACGGCTGCCACCATTTCAGGCCGGAGCGGCATTGTAGAAGCGTACAAAACGGGTCGTGGTCGCATTCACTTGCGTGCTAAAGCGGAAGTAGAAGTTGACGAAAAAACCGGCAAAGAAACCATTATTGTTACGGAAATTCCGTATCAAGTGAACAAAGCGCGCTTAATTGAAAAAATTGCTGAACTAGTAAAAGAGAAGCGCGTTGAAGGTATTAGCGCCTTGCGCGACGAGTCTGACAAAGACGGTATGCGCATTGTCATTGAAATACGCCGTGGTGATGTTGGCGAGGTGGTACTGAATCACTTATACGCAAACACCCAATTACAAGTGGTGTTTGGTATTAATATGGTGGCGCTGGATAAAAATCAGCCGCGTCTATTTAATTTGCGCGACATGCTGGATTGCTTTATCCGTCACCGTCGCGAAGTTGTAACTCGCCGCTCGGTTTACGAGTTACGTAAGGCGCGTGAACGTGCTCATATCTTGGAAGGTCTGGCGATATCGCTGGCGAATATAGATGAAGTTATTGAGTTAATTCGTCGCTCTCCAACACCTGCGGAAGCGAAAGCCGGGCTTATTTCCCGTGCCTGGAAGCTGGGTGACGTTGCTGCCATGCTGGAAACGGCTGGTGTTGATGCGGCACGTCCGGATCACTTGCCGGAAGAGTACGGCATTAAAGGTGACAACTATCATCTGACCGAAGCACAAGCGCAAGCCATTCTTGATTTACGTTTACACAAACTCACAGGCTTAGAGCACGAGAAAATTCTTGATGAATACAAAGGTCTGTTAGAGCAAATCGCTGAACTATTGCACATTTTGCGTAGCTCAGAGCGTCTAATGGAAGTGATTCGCGAAGAGCTTGTTGAAATTCGTGATAACTTTGGTGACGAACGTAAGACAGATATTACTGCTGCAGCGCACGACATCAGCATGGAAGACCTGATTAATGAAGAAGATGTTGTGTTGACGCTCTCTCATGAAGGTTATGTGAAATATCAGCCGCTGACTGAGTACGAAGCACAGCGCCGTGGCGGTAAAGGTAAAGCCGCAACGAAAATGAAGGACGAAGACTTCATTGAACGTCTGTGGGTTGCGAATACGCACGACACCATTTTGTGCTTCTCGACTCGTGGTCGTATTTACTGGATGAAGGTGTATCAGTTGCCGTTAGCAAGCCGAGCATCGCGCGGTAAGCCGATTGTTAACTTGCTGCCTCTTGAAGAGGATGAACGCATTACCGCTATTCTGCCAACCCGCGACTATCCGGAAGACAAGTTCGTGGTTATGGCAACGAAGAACGGCACGATTAAGAAGACACCATTGCCTGAGTATTCTCGCCCACGTAATGGTGGAATCATTGCTCTTAACCTGGTGGAAGGCGACGAGCTTATCGGTGTTGATATTACTGACGGTAATGGCGACATCATGTTGTTCTCAGATGCGGGTAAAGTGGTTCGCTTTGCGGAAGAGCAGGTTCGCTCTATGGGTCGCACTGCAACGGGTGTTCGCGGTATTCGTTTGGAAGAAGGCCAGCGTGTGGTGTCACTTATAGTGCCGCGTGAGTACGAAGACCAGGAAGCGGCCGTTCTGACGGTTACAGAGAATGGTTATGGTAAGCGTACGCCATTGAGTGAATACCCAGCTAAGAGCCGTGCAACCAAAGGTGTGGTTTCTATTAAAGTGAGTGAGCGAAATGGCTCGGTTGTCGGTGCGATGGAAGTTATCGATGGCAACGAAATTATGCTTATCAGTAATAAAGGCACATTGGTTAGAACTCGCGTCAACGAAGTATCTACGGTTGGTCGTAACACGCAAGGTGTCCGCCTAATTCGCACTGGTGATGACGAAAAAGTTGTCGGCTTGCAGCGCATTGATGAAATTGATGAAGACGAAGAGCTGATTGAAGGTGACGTTGTTGCCGATAATGGCGAAGAAGACGGAGCCAACCAAGAAGGAGCTTCTGAAGAATAA
- the ubiG gene encoding bifunctional 2-polyprenyl-6-hydroxyphenol methylase/3-demethylubiquinol 3-O-methyltransferase UbiG codes for MTQENKNTEQKNVDLEEIAKFSALASRWWDPEGEFKPLHEINPVRLSFIEQHANGLFGKSILDVGCGGGLLSEAMAERGAKVTGIDLAEESLKIARLHALESDVSVDYQCVAVENHAAEHESQYDAVTCLEMLEHVPDPASIVNACAKAVKPGGLVFFSTLNRNVKSWLLGILAAEHILGWVPKGTHQHQRFIKPSELLRMADEAGLNEIDINGLIFHPLKGFTLSETDIDVNYITVLQKPLT; via the coding sequence ATGACTCAAGAAAACAAAAATACTGAACAAAAAAACGTCGATTTAGAAGAAATCGCTAAGTTCTCGGCCCTAGCCTCGCGTTGGTGGGACCCGGAAGGCGAATTCAAACCTTTGCACGAAATTAACCCGGTTCGGCTGTCTTTTATTGAGCAACACGCTAATGGCTTATTTGGCAAAAGCATTCTCGATGTTGGTTGTGGTGGTGGTCTGCTCAGCGAAGCTATGGCAGAGCGTGGTGCCAAAGTTACCGGTATCGATTTAGCCGAAGAGTCACTAAAAATTGCTCGTCTGCATGCATTGGAAAGCGACGTTTCTGTCGATTATCAATGTGTCGCCGTTGAAAATCACGCGGCCGAACATGAAAGTCAGTATGATGCGGTAACCTGTTTAGAAATGCTGGAACACGTGCCTGACCCAGCCTCTATAGTTAATGCCTGCGCAAAAGCGGTTAAACCCGGCGGTTTAGTGTTTTTCTCAACCCTAAACCGTAACGTTAAGTCCTGGCTGCTGGGTATTTTGGCTGCTGAACATATACTGGGTTGGGTGCCCAAAGGCACACACCAGCATCAGCGTTTTATTAAGCCGTCGGAACTTCTTCGTATGGCCGATGAAGCCGGACTTAATGAGATTGATATTAATGGATTAATTTTCCATCCATTAAAAGGATTCACTTTGTCAGAAACCGACATAGACGTGAATTACATTACTGTTTTACAAAAGCCTCTGACCTAG
- the nrdB gene encoding class Ia ribonucleoside-diphosphate reductase subunit beta — MSYSTFNQEQTNPLTEPMFLGNSVNVARYDQQKHSIFEKLIEKQISFFWRPEEIDVSRDRVDFNKLTDSEKHVFISNLKYQTLLDSIQGRSPNIALLPIVSIPELETWIETWSFFETIHSRSYTHILRNLFTDPSEVFEDIVINEQIKIRANDISQYYDDLIFYTQLWQTHGEGEVTIDGETYNVTQREIKKKLFLCINSVNALEAIRFYVSFACTFAFAERELMEGNAKIIKLIARDENVHLTSTQHILNLWQYGEDDPEMKEIAEELRDEAYEIFMTAVKQEKQWAHYLFKDGSMIGLNESMLCQYVEYIANLRMQAIGFDAPFENMRSNPLPWMNKYLVSDNVQVAPQEAEITSYLVGQIDSEVNASDLGDFDL, encoded by the coding sequence ATGTCGTACTCAACGTTTAACCAGGAACAAACGAACCCGTTAACCGAACCTATGTTTTTAGGTAACTCGGTTAACGTGGCTCGATACGATCAACAAAAACACAGTATTTTTGAAAAGCTTATAGAAAAACAAATTAGCTTTTTCTGGCGCCCTGAAGAAATTGACGTAAGCCGTGACCGAGTCGACTTTAATAAACTCACTGACAGCGAAAAGCACGTGTTTATTTCAAACCTGAAATATCAAACACTGCTGGATTCTATTCAGGGTCGTTCACCAAATATTGCGTTGTTACCGATTGTGTCGATTCCAGAGTTAGAAACCTGGATTGAGACCTGGTCATTCTTTGAGACCATTCACTCTCGCTCATACACGCATATTTTGCGTAACTTGTTTACTGACCCAAGCGAAGTGTTTGAAGACATCGTTATTAACGAGCAAATTAAAATTCGTGCGAACGATATTTCGCAATACTACGACGACCTTATTTTCTACACACAGCTGTGGCAAACCCACGGTGAAGGTGAAGTAACGATCGACGGTGAAACGTACAATGTGACTCAGCGCGAAATTAAAAAGAAACTGTTCTTGTGCATTAACTCGGTGAACGCACTGGAAGCCATTCGTTTCTATGTCAGCTTTGCCTGTACTTTCGCATTCGCTGAGCGTGAGCTCATGGAAGGTAACGCCAAAATCATTAAGCTGATTGCACGCGATGAAAACGTCCATTTAACTTCAACTCAGCATATTCTGAACTTATGGCAGTACGGCGAAGACGACCCAGAAATGAAAGAAATTGCCGAAGAGCTGCGTGACGAAGCTTATGAAATTTTCATGACCGCAGTGAAGCAGGAAAAGCAATGGGCTCACTACCTGTTCAAAGACGGATCAATGATTGGTCTGAACGAGAGCATGTTATGTCAGTACGTTGAGTACATCGCCAACCTACGTATGCAGGCAATAGGCTTTGACGCTCCTTTCGAAAATATGCGCTCTAACCCGCTGCCGTGGATGAACAAGTATTTGGTTTCTGACAACGTGCAGGTGGCTCCTCAGGAAGCGGAAATTACCTCTTACCTGGTTGGCCAAATTGATAGCGAAGTTAACGCCTCCGATCTTGGGGACTTTGATCTCTAA
- the serC gene encoding 3-phosphoserine/phosphohydroxythreonine transaminase, which produces MSDVFNFSAGPAMLPVDVLKQAQKELLNWNNQGVSVMEMSHRDPAYVRMAREAEQDLRDLLDVPDDYDVLFLQGGGRGQFSAVPQNIAAPDSTVDYLDTGIWSGFAIREAEKFVAKVNVAGQVKEGVKGKEIESPDDWQLSDNAAYFHYCPNETVDGIALHDIPNVNAPIVADMSSNILSEPLDVSKFGVIYAGAQKNIGPSGFAIAIVKRDLLGSPQKQVSSIMDYQLQAKDGSMYNTPNTFAWYLAGLVFKWLKAQGGLSEMGRINHEKAQLLYDFIDKSDFYRNTVNPQYRSIMNVPFQLADDKLDVEFLAQAEAAGFKGLKGHRFVGGMRASIYNAMPIGGVKALLSFMADFERSQS; this is translated from the coding sequence ATGAGTGACGTATTTAACTTTTCAGCAGGACCGGCAATGTTGCCGGTCGATGTTTTAAAGCAAGCTCAGAAAGAACTTCTCAACTGGAATAACCAAGGCGTTTCTGTGATGGAAATGTCGCACCGTGACCCGGCGTATGTGCGCATGGCACGAGAGGCTGAGCAAGACTTACGTGACTTACTGGATGTTCCGGATGACTACGACGTCTTGTTTTTACAAGGCGGTGGTCGCGGCCAGTTTTCCGCAGTACCGCAGAATATTGCCGCGCCTGATTCAACGGTAGATTACCTGGATACCGGTATTTGGTCGGGTTTTGCTATACGCGAGGCTGAAAAGTTTGTTGCTAAAGTTAACGTGGCAGGCCAGGTGAAAGAGGGCGTTAAAGGTAAAGAGATTGAGTCTCCGGATGATTGGCAGTTGTCTGACAATGCAGCGTATTTTCATTATTGCCCCAATGAAACCGTGGACGGTATTGCACTTCACGATATTCCTAATGTTAATGCGCCCATTGTGGCAGACATGTCGTCAAATATACTATCGGAGCCGCTGGACGTATCTAAATTTGGTGTTATTTACGCTGGTGCGCAAAAGAATATTGGTCCGTCAGGCTTCGCTATTGCCATCGTAAAACGAGACTTGCTGGGGTCACCACAGAAGCAGGTTTCATCGATTATGGACTATCAGTTACAGGCGAAAGACGGGTCTATGTATAACACGCCTAACACTTTTGCCTGGTATTTAGCTGGGTTGGTGTTCAAATGGCTTAAGGCGCAAGGTGGTTTGTCCGAAATGGGTCGAATCAACCATGAAAAGGCTCAGTTATTGTATGACTTTATCGACAAGTCTGACTTTTACCGAAATACCGTTAACCCGCAGTATCGCTCTATTATGAACGTGCCTTTCCAGCTTGCTGATGACAAATTGGATGTTGAGTTTTTAGCTCAGGCCGAAGCCGCAGGTTTCAAAGGCTTGAAAGGGCATCGTTTTGTGGGTGGCATGCGAGCAAGTATTTATAATGCAATGCCGATAGGCGGTGTTAAAGCGTTACTGAGTTTTATGGCGGATTTTGAGAGAAGTCAAAGCTAG
- a CDS encoding GrxA family glutaredoxin yields MFTVIFGRPGCPFCVRAKEVAEQLKADRDDFDYRYVDIHAEGISKADLEKTVGKPVHTVPQIFVDESHVGGFTEFEAYAKENLGLYTA; encoded by the coding sequence ATGTTTACAGTAATTTTTGGACGCCCTGGCTGCCCGTTCTGCGTACGCGCAAAAGAAGTTGCCGAACAGTTAAAAGCAGACCGCGATGACTTCGATTATCGCTACGTTGATATTCACGCAGAAGGCATTTCTAAAGCGGACTTAGAAAAAACGGTTGGAAAGCCGGTACACACAGTACCTCAAATTTTTGTTGACGAGTCACACGTTGGCGGCTTCACTGAGTTTGAAGCATACGCAAAAGAGAACTTAGGCCTATACACGGCTTAA
- a CDS encoding HAD family hydrolase, with the protein MTNLANNPKLPEGVLFDLDGTLLNTAPDLGAALNNVCALYGKEPVHEDIYTPVASHGSRGLLKLAFSEELQTHESELRKAFLDAYSNSIAAKTHVYEGVVPLLNALIQAQIKVAIVTNKPKQLTQELLPSFPEFDVFESVVCGDTLSVSKPDPAPLLLATEQLGVNPTSCIYVGDAERDIQAGRNAEMTTVLAHYGYISDSDSPADWKADYGISTPLELLDIIGLPQP; encoded by the coding sequence ATGACCAATCTCGCTAATAACCCCAAGCTTCCCGAAGGCGTGCTATTCGATCTCGATGGCACCTTGCTGAACACGGCTCCTGATCTCGGCGCGGCACTAAATAATGTGTGCGCTTTATATGGTAAAGAACCTGTTCATGAAGACATTTACACGCCAGTTGCCTCCCATGGTTCCAGAGGTTTGCTAAAGCTGGCCTTTTCAGAAGAGCTGCAGACCCATGAAAGCGAGTTACGGAAAGCTTTTTTGGACGCCTATTCGAACAGTATTGCCGCTAAGACCCATGTGTACGAAGGTGTTGTACCGCTACTCAATGCTCTGATTCAAGCTCAAATAAAAGTAGCAATTGTTACTAACAAACCTAAGCAGTTGACCCAAGAATTACTGCCTAGCTTTCCCGAGTTTGATGTCTTTGAATCAGTTGTTTGCGGAGACACTCTAAGTGTATCAAAACCCGACCCTGCGCCCTTACTTCTGGCCACAGAGCAGTTGGGGGTTAATCCTACAAGCTGTATCTACGTGGGTGACGCTGAACGAGATATTCAGGCTGGCCGTAACGCTGAAATGACAACGGTACTGGCTCATTATGGGTATATTAGCGACAGTGACTCACCAGCCGATTGGAAAGCCGACTATGGAATTAGCACACCATTAGAATTACTGGATATTATTGGACTACCACAACCTTGA
- the nrdA gene encoding class 1a ribonucleoside-diphosphate reductase subunit alpha produces MNEQLYVTKRSGEREPLNLDKIHRVIMWAAEGLHNVSASQVEIKSHIQFYDGIKTEDIHETIIKAAADLISEEAPDYQYMAARLAIFHLRKRAYGKFEPPRLFDHVKKMVAEHRYDEHLLEDYSEAEFDQMDEIVDHWRDMNFSYAAVKQLENKYLVQNRVTGDIYESAQFLYILVAACLFANYPKATRMDYIKRFYDATSEFKISLPTPIMSGVRTPTRQFSSCVLIETGDSLDSINATASAIVKYVSQRAGIGINAGRIRALGSPIRNGEAFHTGCIPFYKYFQTAVKSCSQGGVRGGAATLFYPLWHLEVESLLVLKNNRGVEENRVRHLDYGVQFNRLMYQRLIKDDYITLFSPSDVPGLYDAFFEDQEKFEQLYVQYEQDESIRKKRIKAIELFSLFMQERASTGRIYVQNVDHCNTHSPFDSKVAPIRQSNLCLEIALPTKPLQHVNDEEGEIALCTLSAFNLGKISDLGEFEELADLAVRALDSLLDYQEYPVPAAYNATMNRRTLGIGVINFAYYLAKHGVKYSDGSANSLVHKTFEAIQYYLMKASMNLAKEKGACPKFNETTYSQGIMPTDTYKKELDSVCNEPLHLDWDQLRADIKQHGMRNSTLSALMPSETSSQISNATNGIEPPRGFVSVKASKDGVTKQVVPDYETLKDKYELLWQIPNNKGYLELVGIMQKFVDQTISANTNYDPGKFDAGKVPMKQLLQDLLTSYKLGVKTLYYHNTRDGAADNQSDIAARKTAEKPGAQPSEVIIEEDDDCAGGACKI; encoded by the coding sequence ATGAACGAGCAACTGTATGTCACCAAACGTAGCGGAGAGCGTGAACCGCTAAACCTAGATAAAATCCATCGAGTGATCATGTGGGCAGCGGAAGGCCTGCATAATGTTTCCGCTTCTCAAGTCGAAATTAAGTCTCATATTCAGTTTTACGATGGCATTAAAACCGAAGACATTCACGAGACCATTATTAAGGCTGCAGCTGATTTAATCTCGGAAGAAGCTCCTGACTATCAGTACATGGCCGCGCGTCTGGCTATCTTTCATTTACGTAAGCGTGCTTACGGGAAATTTGAACCCCCTCGTTTATTCGATCACGTCAAGAAAATGGTGGCAGAGCACCGTTATGACGAGCACTTGCTGGAAGACTACAGCGAAGCTGAGTTTGATCAGATGGACGAGATTGTCGACCACTGGCGCGACATGAATTTCTCCTATGCAGCGGTCAAGCAGCTTGAAAATAAATATTTAGTGCAGAACCGTGTGACTGGCGATATTTATGAAAGCGCCCAGTTCTTATACATTTTAGTCGCTGCCTGCTTGTTCGCGAACTATCCGAAAGCAACTCGCATGGATTACATCAAGCGTTTCTATGATGCAACGTCTGAGTTTAAAATTTCACTACCAACACCCATTATGTCTGGCGTTCGTACACCAACACGTCAGTTCAGTTCATGCGTATTAATTGAAACGGGCGACAGCCTGGACTCTATTAACGCGACCGCCAGCGCCATTGTGAAATACGTTTCTCAACGAGCCGGTATTGGTATTAATGCCGGTCGCATTCGTGCGCTGGGCAGCCCAATTCGAAACGGTGAAGCGTTCCACACTGGCTGTATTCCTTTCTACAAATACTTCCAGACGGCGGTTAAGAGCTGTTCGCAAGGCGGTGTTCGTGGTGGCGCAGCAACTCTGTTCTACCCACTATGGCATTTAGAAGTAGAAAGCTTGTTGGTGCTTAAGAACAACCGTGGCGTTGAAGAAAACCGTGTTCGTCATTTGGACTACGGCGTTCAATTCAACCGCTTGATGTATCAACGTTTGATTAAAGACGACTACATTACGCTATTCAGCCCTTCTGACGTACCGGGCCTGTACGACGCATTCTTCGAAGATCAGGAGAAGTTCGAGCAGCTGTACGTTCAGTATGAGCAAGACGAAAGCATTCGTAAAAAACGCATTAAAGCCATTGAGCTATTCAGCCTGTTTATGCAGGAGCGTGCCAGCACGGGGCGTATTTACGTACAAAACGTTGACCACTGCAATACGCATAGCCCGTTTGACTCGAAAGTTGCGCCTATTCGTCAAAGCAATCTGTGTCTGGAAATTGCTTTGCCAACTAAGCCATTACAACACGTCAATGACGAAGAAGGTGAAATTGCGCTGTGTACCCTGTCAGCATTCAACTTGGGTAAAATTAGCGACTTAGGCGAGTTTGAAGAACTGGCTGACTTAGCCGTTCGTGCGCTCGACAGCCTACTCGACTATCAGGAATACCCAGTTCCAGCAGCGTATAATGCGACTATGAACCGTCGTACTTTAGGTATTGGTGTCATTAACTTCGCTTATTACTTGGCTAAGCACGGTGTTAAATACTCTGACGGCTCGGCGAACAGTCTGGTTCACAAAACCTTCGAAGCTATACAGTATTACCTGATGAAAGCCTCAATGAACCTGGCAAAAGAAAAAGGGGCCTGTCCGAAGTTTAACGAGACTACCTACTCGCAAGGCATTATGCCGACAGATACTTATAAGAAAGAGCTGGACAGTGTTTGTAATGAGCCTCTGCATCTCGACTGGGATCAACTGCGCGCTGATATTAAGCAGCACGGTATGCGCAACTCTACCCTTTCAGCGCTTATGCCATCTGAAACGTCTTCGCAAATTTCAAATGCGACCAATGGCATCGAGCCACCGCGCGGTTTTGTCAGCGTAAAAGCGTCAAAAGATGGTGTTACTAAGCAAGTAGTTCCGGACTACGAAACCCTGAAAGATAAATATGAACTGCTGTGGCAAATTCCGAATAATAAAGGTTACTTAGAGTTAGTCGGTATTATGCAGAAGTTTGTCGACCAAACTATTTCTGCCAACACCAACTACGATCCAGGCAAGTTCGATGCGGGTAAAGTACCGATGAAACAGTTGTTACAAGACCTGCTGACATCTTACAAGCTGGGCGTTAAGACCCTCTATTATCACAACACGCGTGACGGTGCGGCCGATAATCAATCAGATATCGCAGCCCGTAAAACAGCAGAAAAGCCTGGTGCACAGCCATCTGAAGTCATCATTGAAGAAGATGACGACTGTGCCGGCGGCGCTTGTAAAATTTAA
- the hisC gene encoding histidinol-phosphate transaminase: MSNFDALSLVNPGVKQLRPYQAGKPVSELQRELGLKHVVKLASNENPLGLSEKVKTALEAELNDLVRYPDANGYYLKSRLAELNSVATQQITLGNGSNDVLEILARTFVSDQDEVIFSQHAFVVYPLVTQAIGAKPVAVPAVDYGHDLDGMAAAITSKTKMIFIANPNNPTGTFLTTASINAFLDKVPQNVIVVLDEAYYEYVPEAERAPSVEWIKEYPNLVVSRTFSKAYGLAGLRAGYAVSHESIADVLNRIRQPFNMNSLSLKAAEVVLDDHAYLQKAVEINAHGMKQLTDFCESAGLNYIPSYGNFLTIEVGPDAEKLYDELLHEGVIVRPVTGYELPNHLRVSIGLPEENDAFIKAMKKLRG; the protein is encoded by the coding sequence ATGAGTAATTTTGATGCATTGTCATTGGTTAACCCTGGTGTAAAGCAGCTTCGACCTTATCAGGCGGGCAAACCGGTGTCTGAATTGCAGCGCGAACTGGGTTTAAAGCACGTCGTCAAATTAGCGTCAAACGAGAATCCATTAGGTTTGAGCGAGAAAGTCAAAACCGCACTGGAAGCCGAGCTTAATGACTTAGTGCGTTATCCGGACGCGAACGGGTATTACCTGAAAAGCCGCCTGGCTGAACTGAACTCAGTGGCAACGCAACAAATTACTTTAGGCAATGGCTCTAATGACGTGTTGGAAATTCTGGCGCGTACGTTCGTATCTGATCAGGACGAAGTCATTTTCTCACAGCACGCGTTTGTCGTTTACCCGTTAGTTACCCAGGCCATTGGAGCAAAACCTGTTGCAGTACCCGCGGTTGATTACGGGCACGATCTTGACGGTATGGCGGCTGCTATAACAAGCAAAACCAAGATGATTTTCATCGCTAACCCAAATAACCCAACGGGCACTTTTTTAACGACCGCGTCAATTAATGCGTTTTTGGACAAAGTGCCTCAAAATGTCATTGTTGTGTTAGATGAAGCTTATTATGAGTACGTACCTGAAGCAGAACGGGCGCCATCGGTTGAGTGGATTAAGGAGTATCCCAACCTTGTAGTAAGCCGCACGTTTTCAAAAGCCTACGGGTTGGCTGGATTACGCGCAGGTTATGCAGTAAGCCATGAAAGCATTGCTGATGTATTAAACCGTATTCGTCAGCCATTTAATATGAATTCACTGTCCTTAAAAGCGGCAGAAGTCGTGTTGGATGATCATGCTTACTTGCAAAAAGCCGTCGAGATTAATGCCCATGGCATGAAACAGCTAACTGACTTTTGTGAGAGCGCAGGCTTAAACTATATTCCGTCTTACGGCAACTTCCTGACCATTGAAGTCGGTCCGGATGCGGAGAAACTGTACGATGAGCTTTTGCACGAAGGCGTGATTGTTCGTCCGGTTACAGGCTATGAGCTGCCGAACCATTTACGTGTCAGTATTGGTTTACCAGAAGAAAACGATGCGTTTATTAAGGCGATGAAAAAGCTGCGTGGCTGA
- the yfaE gene encoding class I ribonucleotide reductase maintenance protein YfaE → MTKTFNVKVNGGPELAVDATEGTLLETLEKHQLEMHYHCRSGFCGACRTKLNSGQVRYTTEPLAYVRKGDILPCCCVPESDLDIEH, encoded by the coding sequence ATGACTAAAACCTTTAACGTCAAAGTTAACGGTGGGCCTGAGCTTGCCGTTGACGCGACTGAAGGAACGTTGCTGGAGACACTGGAAAAACACCAGCTGGAAATGCACTACCATTGTCGTAGTGGATTTTGTGGTGCATGCCGGACTAAACTAAATTCTGGTCAAGTACGTTATACCACTGAGCCGTTAGCTTACGTTCGAAAGGGCGATATTTTGCCCTGCTGTTGCGTACCGGAATCCGACCTGGATATTGAACACTAG